Genomic window (Tamandua tetradactyla isolate mTamTet1 chromosome 3, mTamTet1.pri, whole genome shotgun sequence):
GAAAGTGGGTAGAAGGAGGCATGTGGGtatgggggtatggtatgtattggTCTTCAGGCCCACCCTTGGACCCTTAGATATTTTCTAAGGGGTGCCCGCTCTGAACCCTAGGTGCAGAACTGGGATGCTCCCTGTGATAACTGCCCTTTGGTCCAATATAATCTGGAGATATATTGAGAGAGATATAATTGAGAGCTGAGGGTGCCAGTTCGGGTGAGGTCGGCTCACACATGGCCTGGGGGCGCTAAGGGTCAACCAGAGCCCCATTCATCTTGTGGAGACCACTGCCTCTTCCCAGCCATGTCGGCCAGGGCCATCCTCCCGGCAGCTTGGGTTGTGCACCGGATCTCAACCCCCACCAAGGCCGCATCCAAGCGCTGACCCGCGGACCTGCGGGCGTGATCTCATTTGTAAGTtagatctttgaagatcctattaagatgaggccaaactaaaTCAAGGCGGGACTTAATCCAGGCTGCCTGGGGTCCTTGGAAGCAGAGGAAATGGAGACACAGGGAGTGGGGAGCAGAAGGGGACAGAGGGACGGAGGCAGAGGTTGAGTGACACCAGCAGCCGCACCAGAAGGCCACTGGCTCCGGAGAAAGCATGGCCCCgttggcaccttgattttggacttccagcctccaaaactgtgagaaaatagattcctgttgtttaagccacccagtgTGTGCTGTCCGCCGACCAGGACAGGCTGGACGGGTCGTGGGAGGCTGCTGCTCAAGCTCCAGCCTGAGTACTGCATTGAGGCCAGGTCGCATCTTAAAGGAGACCCAAACTGAGCAGCTTCTTCAAGGTCTTCGGGCATCCTTGATTACCGGTCAGCTGCTGTTCCCTTCCTCCGCTGCTGGAGCTTCAGTTGCTGACAAATCCCCGTGAAGGCCCCACATGTCCACTGTGGCCGGTACTGAGGCTGCACCTTGCTGATGCAAACTTGTCACCAGCTTCTGGAAGCTGAGCGGAGCAGAGAGGTGCCCTCAGAGGCACGGACGCCCTTTCTCATTAATTCAGTGTGCCGTCTGGGTGCAGGTACCGGCTGAATTAGGATCGATTGCCCACCCCTACTACGACCAAGTATATCTTGGGGACCCATATTCACCTCTCCTCCATATAGCACCCACTTGCCCTGGGCGCGGCAGGAGCACAGCGGGGCTCACGCCAGGGCCTCTGTCCCCAGGGATATATCTGGACCTTCTTGGGTAACCTTGGCTAGACCCCTAAGGTTCAGGGAAAAACTGAAATGCTTGACCCCATCTGAAAACCAGCTGGCACAGGGATGTCCCGGTGGGAATTTGCCCTGACTGGGTAGATTTGGGAATGAAACCCTAGGATATCCAGGCCCTAGCCGGTCGTCCAGGAGTCAGGGCATGCCGCAGGGGCTGTTCCACTACCCACGGCCCGTTTCAGTCCCGTCCCTCCTTCCACCCCAGCCTGTCCTTCTGTAGATTTCCTTCCTCTCCATGGCCCTCCTTACATTAAAGACCTTTTTCCCTCTGCCTGGCTTCCCAGGGAGCCCATAAACTCTCCACAGCTCACACCTTCCCTGCAGCCCCCAAACAACTGTCTTAGAGGAGAAGAGAGCcagtggagggagggaaggggggaaggaagggaagggaagaaagacccaatgagaagggaaaaaggtgagaaagagaagaaaggagggaggaagagagggagagcaaGTGAGCTGGAAAGacaggggaagaaggaaaggagaaaagaataaaaaaaagaggagCAAGGAGGTACCAAGCAGCTGGATCACAATTACTGGTGCCTCGTTTTTCCAAATCAGCACTTTCCTGTCACTCTTGTTTCCCACCAAGTTCTGCCTGAGTGAACAGGGAAAGGCAAATTGCTTCAGAAATCCTAGTTTCACTTTACATTCCattgaaaaacaaaggaaaaagaagactaTTTGTTTTATGACATTTTCTAGGGTGTGAATTGAGGGGAGGAAAAATATTCTTGGCATCCtgtgttgttgttggtttttttaaaagtttttgtagTTTCCAGTTAATTTAATACCTGAACCTTTGACATGTAAATACACAGATAAAGATAAACTTCACCAGCCCTGGACTCCAACCTTTGCTTAACACACTACCCTTCCCTCCGGCCACTACTCcccctctgatctttctcccatccccTCAGCTGGAAAGTTTGGAATTTGTTAGCTGGAAATttagagacagacaataaatagtTCAAGAGACAAAGCATGTTGGTTTTAAACAAGCCTTGTAAGAAAATGCTCAAAAGACCCTGCGTGTCGGGGAGCCCTTCTCTAGCCTACTTCTTCCCCTTTTTCTTATAAAGCTGATCCAGTAGGGTCAGATGCCCTTCCATTCACCAGGCAGGACCCACACCTGCTCTGCCACCTGCTCGGCTTCTGTCCATCAGAACTGTGCTCTGCTGGCATCCTCCGACTTCCCATGTCTTGTATATATCTTACATCTGGTTTGTACCATTTACTTAGACAAGAATAAACTTTCTAAGTGATTCTATCCCTCCAACTTCCATTTATCTCTGAATCTTAACTCAGATTTATTCCTCTCTTGTTGGAGTGTTTCCTCCAACAGTGTTCTTAGAGAGGGGCCATACGTGATAAATCTGATTCCCTGCATGCTTGATAAtttaactagaaataaaaatttagtttcaaaactctttctctttgacacttAAAAAATCTTACTCAAAAATCTTAAATCCAGTGACGCTGTTAAGAAATCTGGAGTCAATCAGATTCTCATGGCTTCCTCAGCCCTTCCTGGAAGATACCTGGAATACAGATGTGATGGCTGGTGTTCTGGCTGTCAAATTGGATCATGAGAATGCAGGCTACACTCTTGGACTAGGGAAACAGTGCCCTGGAAAAAATCTACATCCTTGAAGACCTACAAAAAAAAGAGCTGCTGCATCAGCCATGAGCTGTCgaccaacaaaatattttttaaaaaaacatatttgactttatttcatgcaaaatatGTTGACACCCTCTTATGTCGGAGGGGTGGGGTTGGGTTGGCCCCTTCTTGCTCTGGATTACACTGCCAAACTGTATTATCTTAACTAATGATGAGGGGCTTCCACTCAAATGTCTTTCCCTGTCTTTAGAATAGGGAATAGGGGTGGGGGGTAAAAGAAGTCTCAGTTCACCTTGTACTCCAAATTTGTGGCAACCAGGgcaaagaagaagagaaacatgaagattggggtggggaaaggagaaggaacaaGCGGAAGGTATAGTAGGAGACTGCTTAAAACCCACTGCGGAGGACAAGCTCTCAGGTGGTTCTGCGATCGCTGCTCCTGGAATTCATGCCCTTATCCTCTCCCCTTAAGTCCTCCAACAAAActttatgagagaaaaataaactttcattgTGTTTATGCTGCTGTGATTTAGGAGTCTATGTGTGTTCATGCTGCTATCTGGGAGTTAGTGTTATTAGCACCTGAAACTAATCTTAATTGATGCCTCTATTAAATCTGTTTTGTTTCCTACTCTCTAGAAGTCTAATTACTTTTTCCCAGAGAGTTCATGTTCTCCTGGATAGCATCTACCTTGACTGCTAACGGCCCCACCTTGTATCCTGCCTGGGGAACTCGAGGAATAGGAGCAGAGCTGAGAATTTGCCTCTGGTATTACAATGTGGGCTGGGCCACTCCCCAGGTGCCACCTACTGCCACCACCAGACAAACCCTTCAGGGAACTTCCGGACATTCTCCCCTGGCCAGTGCTCTTTCCTGTGCACTGGGTCCTGTGCTTGGAATCCCCTGATCCCATGCGAAGTGGGAGAAGGGGCTGCCAGGGACTGCCAAGTCTGGTGGCTTCTGTGCTTCTCACCCTAGCCTGCTGCTGCTGACCTGGATgggcacttgctgttttctgccTCGCAGGCCCATagcagggggggggggggcgggggggggggggaaggtaaCGATCTATCTAGGCCAATGTTGGGTGGAGGAAAGGACACAACAGAGGGAGGCCTAGTTTCTAAAGTCCTCCTCAGCACCCCTTCTTTGGCATATTTTTGGGTTGTATTCAGAGGATGGGGCCAGCATCTCTAGCCTATTCACCATCCATCAGCCCCgttatttttttccatagcacTGATCACTGAAACTGTTATTTAtgtgtttacttgtttattgctTCTCTCCCCCTTCCTCAACTGCTTGAGGGTAAGAGCTTTCTCATGTTCACACCTGTGTCCCCAAGCATTGGGCCCAGGGCTTGGcagaaatgctcaataaatactggtCAAATGACTTGCACGGCCAGTGCTGGAACTCAAGCCCTGAATTCAACCAGGGCTTCCTGCTCCAAGTCTGGGGCTtttcccaccccagcccaggATGTCCACTCTGGGCATCATCTTCTAAGAGGATCCCAAAGATGGTACACAGAGGACAAAGGTCATCTTAATCAGGATCTTGACAGAGTTTGGGGGGCCTTCCCCCCAATGTTGGCTAAAACAACTGCTGGACAACTAGAATTAGGGTGGGGCTGCAATTTGTTGGTTGCACATATTTTATTGAATGGACACACAAAACTCTCCTAGAGGAGACGTTCATATTAATTATACAGGGTCAGGAAACCGAAACTGAAAGAGAGGCTGGGTTTTATCTAGTGAAGCACAGGGCTGGGTATGAACATATTCTTGGTTCAAAGGGTCCTTTGGTCTATACCGTGTCATAAGAGCTGTGGAAACAAAAAAGCTAGACCAGCAAACAGTGTTGTccaccagccacatgtggctactaaatttagattaattaaaattaagtaaactATAAAGCTCAGTTCCTTAGTCACACTggccatatttcaagtgctcagtaatAGCCACTGTGGCTGATGGTCACTGCAATGGACAGGGCAGATAACGTTTCCACCATCACGAAGGCTCCACTGGACAAGGCTGACCTAGCTCCTTAGAATGAAAGAACAGCAATCCTGCTTCTGCCCTGGCCTCCTGGCATATCTTCAGGCCCCAAAGGTCAGAGTGGCAGCCCCCCGGACTTTCTGTTTCACGAGAGAGCAATACTGTCTGCCTTCCAGGTTTCTCTCCCAGAGAACATCCCCAGTGCCTAGGGCAGTGCCGGGAAAGTAATAAGTATTGAAATAATGGGCCCTCGATCAGTTTTCATTAAATGCTGACAGAGGGTTGGGGGACAGAGAGAACTcctgcttctctcctctctcaccTCCCATGGCCCTACTCCACCACTCCCTCTCCCCCTGTCTCAGGTATCAGAATGCTTATCCCGTTTGTGAAGGTGCGTATATTCGCATGAGCATCTTCACCCACCTTCGGCTGCCCAGCACCTGCACacagaaggtgctcaataaatatttgctgaataaatgagtgagcgaatgaatgaatggctcGGTTTCCCCGCGTCTGCCACAGGGACAGGGAGAGCAGCCACCACGAGAGGGCTCGGGAGGGAAGCGCTCGCCGCCGGCCTCCCGCCCAGCTCCGGGCGGAGGGTGCGGGCAGCGGCGGCCGGTGGGCCGAGGGGTCGGGCGGGGCGCGGCCCACGGGGCGTGTTCTCCCGGGCCGGGCCGCCGCGGCGGGGAGAGGCGCAGAGGCCGAGCGCGGCGGGCATGGAGCGGGAGCTGGAGGCGCTGGCGGCCCGGCCCGCGCGCCCGGCCGAGCCGCCCTTCCAGGCGCTGGTGGAGGCGGCGGGCGGCCGCGGGCAGGTGCTGCTGGTGGGCGAGCTGTGGGAGCGCGAGCCGAGCCGCGCGCTGCTGCGGGACTTCGCCCGGGCCGTGTTCCCGCCCGAGCCGGCGGGGGGCAAGGCGGGCGGCGCGGCGGCGGGGGGCGCGGGGCCCGCCGGGCAGAAGGCGTCCGGGACGCCGGCGGGGGCGCGCGCCAGCCGCTCGCCGCTGGTCTTCGTGCTGTGCCGCGCGTCGTCGCTCGCCGCCCGGGAGCCGCGCCGCCGCCTGCGGGAGATGCTGCGGGACGTGCGCGGCCGGCGGTGGGCCGGGGCGGCGCTGGTCGCGGTGCTGGTGGCCGAGGCCGGGCCGGAGGACGCGGCGGCGCCGGGGCTGCGGCTGCTGGAGGCGCTGCTGCGGGCCGTGTTCGGCAGCCAGGCGGGGGGCCCGGTGCAGGCGGTCGCCTACTGCCCCGGTCGCCCGGCCTCCAGCGTAGCCGTCCAGGCGGCCGCCTGCAGGGCCCTGCAAGCCGCCGGGCCCGGGCGACCAGGTGAGGCTGCACGGGGCCGGGGAGGGCGCCAGAGGGCCCCGCGGGGGGATGGGAGAAAGCCCTCAGGTTTGGATCCCTTTAGACGGGCCCCCCCCGCATGGTGCACCGgagtaaactgaggcccagagaggggaggtgCCTAGCGCAGAGCGGACCCTGGACGGGGGGTCATGTCTGTCCCGAGTGGATCCCGAGTACTCAAGAGATCGCGGGCCCAGGGAAGCCCAGGGGCCAAGCAGAAGGCAGAAGTTGGTGGAGAGAAGGTTTGGACCAGCTGGGGCAAAGATCGAGGAGCCCGAAGAGTGGGAAAACCTTGGGATGAGTGAAAGTTTCGGGGGACGGGGAGGGGTAGAACTGAGATGAGGGGGATTGGCGGTGCCAGTTGCTGCTAGGAGGTCACCAGGCTTAGGAGGCCTCTGAAGCCGGTTTGGAAGCCTGGTGAGGTCATGGGAAGGAGGCAAGGATTAGGTGCCAGGGACTTGGAGGTTGGGGGAAGGGTGCTAGAGACTgagagcccagaattttctagtttttcctgGCTGCCCACCCTGCTTGTCTGCCTACTGCTGTGTCACTCTGCTTCTCTTTGTGCTGAAACAACCTTTTCCCTTACTGGGGTCTTCTCCCAGCCTaacctgccaccccacccccctgcagCCATTGGCCGAAAGGTCAGAATTCCACTCAACCTGGTCCACAAGGTTTTACAGGTTTCTGGTATCCTAGGATTAAAGTATAGGCATTATATATAGCTGCATCTGGTGAAACTGGGAACTGCCAGCAGCTTTTTTTTGCATCCCCTAtgtttcctccccccccccccccccccccttaactTCGCTAGAGTTAAAAACCACAGTGGGTGTGTTGTGCCTCCCAGGCAGGGCATTGGTGTGCTAATCAGGAGCATGCCAGACTTGTGGGTCCTTTCCTAGTGAGGTTACCTGGTACCTGTGACCCTAGTAAATGCCACAGAGCCCACCTGCCAGCCTGGCCTGCTTGGATGAGGGGCAGCCCCTTCCGGCTGTGGAACCTGCCCTGGCCTTCTTCCCCAATGCCCACAACCCCTTTCCAATGGGACTGTGAGGCAGCCAGCTAAGCCTGAAACTTCACAACCAGCATCCTGAAAGTTGTGGGAAATGTCCAGAGGTGGACTGCTGTCCGATTGTCCGCTCTAGGCGCTTTGCTTTCTTGGCATCATAGAAAGTGAAATTTGTAGGCCTTCAGTGACCTGGCACCTCTTCTCTTAGCCCTTGGAACTGTTCCTCTAAGGAACAACTTTCAATTCCCCAAAGCCTGGGTCTCCCTGGCCTTCTAGGCTTTGGTGTGCGTTGCCTCTGCCTCGGCCGAAGAGGTCTTTCCTCCCATCCTCCTCTTCACCTCATCTCTTCATTCAGAACTGGActtcctcttccaggaagccttccctgatctcAACATCTTCCAGGCAAAATCTCAGAACCCCTTGTATTTCTACTTCCTTAAACTCTTGTGTTCTAATTGTTCCCTTAATCACCATCATATCCGCATTTCCTGACCCCTGGCTGGCATGCAGAATTGGCCAGTGAATCCTTGCCATCTTTTAAACACAAATACTTGGGAAATATTATCACTTTGCCAGGGAATCATTCTCTGTGATAAAcacttttctgctttttataGAACAAAATGGAACCTTTCATTAATGACTAAAGGGCATCATTGTGATGATAAGTTCTTGCCCAcaaaaaatttttcagtttttgcagAGGGTAGCACTGTTAGGCCAAGTGGCTTCATGTTGCTGAGCACTGGCTGGCAGTTGTGTCTGGCCTTGTCTTTACTGTCCCATCTCTTTGCTCATTGCCTGGGGGCGATTCCTCTAGTTTTGGGGTGCTGCACTTCAGCAGGACTCCTCTACCCTGCTCGTGGTCATAACCAACTAACTAACTGCCTTTGGGTCAGAAACACTCAGGAGCCAGTATGGCCAGAATTGGGTCCAAATGAACAGTAAATAGGCCCTGAGCAAAGATTACAAACAagaattttctgttgtgttctggcTGCtcagagtccttttttttttttaacttcgtTCCTGTTGAGTCTATTCCAGACAGTTGAGGATGTTAGGTGATTTCCGAGTAACTGAGGTGGTCCTACAGTCttaataaagaaggaagaaacaatGTGTGGTTATTTTGTATGTGTTATCAAAGAAGATTAAATCTATTCCTGTTAAGAAATGGCTTGAATTAAAAATCAGGGGAGAAATGTACTGCTCTCTGCTTACTTTTCTCTGAAGGTATATAATCATGaagtttataacatttttattgccAATGGTTTCCCCAACTGGGCACCTGCATCATAG
Coding sequences:
- the C3H2orf72 gene encoding uncharacterized protein C2orf72 homolog is translated as MERELEALAARPARPAEPPFQALVEAAGGRGQVLLVGELWEREPSRALLRDFARAVFPPEPAGGKAGGAAAGGAGPAGQKASGTPAGARASRSPLVFVLCRASSLAAREPRRRLREMLRDVRGRRWAGAALVAVLVAEAGPEDAAAPGLRLLEALLRAVFGSQAGGPVQAVAYCPGRPASSVAVQAAACRALQAAGPGRPAKGTWERPGLLGLLGCFSWGPRSQRRDQADVSSGPVQEVSQDPEEELALTAVFPNGDCEETGRGARACDGVVHTPAEPPGVSR